In one Mucilaginibacter sp. PAMB04168 genomic region, the following are encoded:
- a CDS encoding DUF4625 domain-containing protein, with amino-acid sequence MRKELLGGLMLLILSISACKKDGTQEAIDTEYPIINVTGTSAFPKQCSTVKRGEKFTFRALLSDNIQLGSVSVDIHHNFDHHTHSTEVESCNMDAIKTPVKPFLLIQAYPIPTGQKTYEVQQEITVPANIDPGDYHFMIRLTDKEGWQTIKGLSIKITN; translated from the coding sequence ATGAGAAAAGAACTACTCGGAGGCCTTATGCTCCTCATTTTGAGCATTAGTGCCTGTAAAAAAGACGGAACACAGGAAGCGATTGACACCGAATATCCGATAATTAATGTGACCGGCACCAGTGCATTTCCCAAACAATGCAGCACCGTAAAGCGCGGTGAGAAATTTACGTTCAGGGCGCTGCTCAGTGATAATATTCAGCTCGGATCAGTAAGTGTAGACATTCATCACAACTTCGATCACCATACGCATAGTACAGAAGTAGAAAGCTGCAACATGGATGCGATCAAAACGCCCGTAAAGCCTTTCCTGCTTATCCAAGCTTATCCTATACCCACCGGTCAGAAAACCTACGAGGTGCAGCAGGAGATCACCGTACCTGCCAACATAGATCCGGGTGATTACCATTTCATGATCCGCCTTACCGATAAGGAAGGCTGGCAGACCATTAAAGGCTTAAGCATCAAGATCACAAACTAG
- a CDS encoding redoxin domain-containing protein yields the protein MTKELKSAIRVGKRRQINLAKMLALWGTLFGLTAHHPVKAQSNDYDKAIAKFTGEHKYDIERPGALDGITAPNFSGQTLDGTNFHLADLKGKVVVLNFWFIACAPCRMEVTPLNEVVKQFAGKDVLFMSIARDPEPDLVKHLRGAIFHPGDCRPCRRHQQRCVPLVRLPDDDRYRQTGKDQVLYAGW from the coding sequence ATGACAAAAGAATTAAAGTCAGCTATACGTGTCGGAAAGCGCCGGCAAATTAACCTGGCAAAAATGCTGGCACTATGGGGCACCTTGTTTGGGCTTACTGCCCATCATCCGGTAAAAGCGCAGAGCAATGACTATGACAAAGCCATCGCCAAGTTCACCGGTGAGCACAAATATGATATCGAACGCCCGGGTGCGCTGGATGGTATCACCGCTCCCAACTTCTCGGGCCAAACTTTGGACGGCACCAACTTCCACCTGGCAGACCTGAAAGGAAAGGTGGTGGTACTCAACTTCTGGTTTATCGCCTGTGCACCTTGCCGGATGGAGGTTACACCCCTAAATGAAGTTGTTAAGCAGTTCGCCGGCAAAGACGTCTTGTTCATGTCGATCGCCCGTGATCCTGAACCAGACCTGGTAAAGCATCTCCGCGGTGCCATTTTCCATCCAGGTGATTGCAGACCCTGCCGCCGGCATCAGCAGAGATGTGTACCACTTGTTCGGCTACCCGACGACGATCGTTATCGACAAACAGGGAAAGATCAGGTATTATACGCTGGGTGGTAA
- a CDS encoding nuclear transport factor 2 family protein, translating into MKVSILTFSLLLAIKFTLAQSTENEIRKLDQLEAQATISGDTLTLKKLWSPGFVVNNPANAIVNVTQIRQLMKEGKIAYTTFSRVIEKITITGPVAVTMGYEENEPEKATDNAGRKVTRRYTNVWLKEKEGWRIIARQATIIDVK; encoded by the coding sequence ATGAAAGTAAGCATCTTGACTTTTTCGCTATTACTCGCCATAAAATTCACGTTAGCTCAAAGTACCGAGAACGAGATCCGCAAGCTGGATCAACTGGAAGCACAAGCAACCATTAGTGGCGATACCCTTACCCTCAAAAAGCTGTGGTCACCCGGTTTTGTGGTGAATAACCCTGCGAATGCAATTGTAAACGTTACGCAAATACGGCAGCTGATGAAGGAAGGTAAGATCGCCTATACAACTTTCAGCCGTGTCATAGAAAAGATAACGATCACCGGCCCGGTGGCGGTAACAATGGGCTATGAAGAAAATGAGCCCGAGAAAGCAACGGATAACGCTGGGAGAAAAGTAACTCGCCGGTACACGAATGTCTGGCTAAAAGAAAAGGAAGGCTGGCGAATCATTGCCCGACAGGCGACCATCATTGATGTAAAGTAG
- a CDS encoding DUF4625 domain-containing protein gives MMRSTKIMAAVLLLMATFSACKKDKNEEPELAKPTIDHIEVGLNNNELGVIDKDFHFNAEVLAATKIENVQIKIMPRAGETYSKAWKHEITWDQYKDAKNATVHKHFNIPADAAEGKYDFLIVVNDQNGTKLEVKKAITIYLAANVPVNPNAGIFNIFSNDARYFRNGQFTVAGTKLKKGDVIKSQVTITDVKGDGKMYILMINKKHNHRPEAIDKIDFSKAIVYDVLEHKGWDKSDSFSNSTVDPVTFLPIRIFPAFTIGATVDNNTPTANPISGAKAWESGTYYFGVIYKNTTYNIGYFQYIEVPVEIN, from the coding sequence ATGATGAGATCCACGAAGATCATGGCCGCAGTGCTGCTATTGATGGCGACTTTTTCGGCCTGTAAGAAAGACAAAAACGAAGAGCCCGAGCTGGCTAAGCCAACCATAGACCATATTGAGGTTGGTCTAAACAACAACGAACTGGGCGTCATTGACAAAGACTTCCATTTCAATGCTGAGGTGCTGGCTGCCACTAAGATCGAAAATGTACAGATCAAGATCATGCCAAGGGCCGGAGAAACTTATAGCAAAGCTTGGAAGCATGAGATCACATGGGACCAGTATAAAGATGCAAAGAACGCCACAGTGCATAAACACTTCAATATACCGGCGGACGCGGCCGAAGGCAAGTACGATTTCCTCATTGTCGTTAACGATCAAAACGGGACCAAATTAGAGGTCAAGAAAGCCATTACAATCTACTTGGCGGCTAATGTGCCGGTAAATCCAAACGCCGGTATATTCAATATTTTTTCTAACGACGCCCGTTATTTCAGAAATGGGCAATTTACTGTCGCTGGAACAAAGCTTAAGAAAGGCGATGTGATCAAATCTCAGGTAACCATCACTGATGTAAAAGGCGATGGCAAAATGTACATCCTGATGATCAACAAAAAACATAATCATCGCCCCGAGGCGATAGATAAGATCGACTTCAGCAAAGCGATTGTTTACGATGTCTTAGAGCATAAAGGCTGGGACAAATCTGACTCGTTTTCCAACTCCACAGTTGATCCGGTAACCTTCCTGCCCATCCGCATATTTCCGGCGTTTACCATCGGAGCAACCGTGGACAACAACACACCTACAGCCAACCCCATCAGTGGAGCTAAAGCCTGGGAAAGCGGCACGTATTACTTCGGCGTAATCTATAAGAACACCACCTACAACATTGGCTACTTCCAGTATATCGAGGTGCCGGTGGAGATAAATTAA
- a CDS encoding DUF4625 domain-containing protein, producing the protein MKVKYLQLWMMTLLIIILHACQKDAAVVLDKPSIAIDEVGLNNSKVAYTGNDLHVDAAVTGPAKIASIKVQITLAETNYGWDFVKTYTTPYAGSKSADFHEHIDIPETAKAGKYTLLIVVTDEAGNKTQAKVDFEVIKDLSLPRITEASLKTVSASTLNFSGMIQAANKIAKLVVEVQSSAWTKTFTNTDQEMVDQTSYRLSKDIDLSGAPAGHYHVNITVFDKAGKQALYAYHLDK; encoded by the coding sequence ATGAAAGTCAAATACTTACAGCTATGGATGATGACCTTGTTGATCATCATCCTGCATGCCTGCCAAAAAGATGCAGCAGTGGTTTTAGATAAACCGTCTATAGCGATTGATGAGGTAGGACTCAATAATTCCAAGGTGGCCTACACCGGCAATGACCTGCATGTGGATGCAGCGGTGACAGGTCCGGCTAAGATCGCCAGTATCAAAGTGCAGATCACGCTTGCGGAGACAAACTATGGATGGGATTTCGTCAAAACTTATACAACACCTTATGCAGGGAGCAAAAGCGCCGACTTTCATGAGCATATTGATATTCCTGAAACGGCGAAAGCTGGAAAATATACCCTACTGATCGTTGTCACCGATGAGGCGGGTAATAAAACGCAAGCGAAGGTCGATTTCGAGGTGATCAAGGATCTGTCACTGCCCCGCATCACAGAGGCATCCTTAAAAACGGTATCTGCTTCAACGCTGAATTTTTCCGGAATGATCCAGGCGGCTAATAAGATCGCCAAACTGGTCGTGGAGGTTCAGTCCAGTGCATGGACCAAAACTTTTACTAATACGGATCAGGAAATGGTAGACCAGACCTCTTATCGTTTAAGCAAAGACATCGATCTGAGCGGTGCGCCTGCCGGACACTATCACGTCAACATCACTGTATTCGATAAAGCTGGTAAGCAAGCGCTGTATGCCTATCATTTGGACAAATAG
- a CDS encoding TonB-dependent receptor, which translates to MCITLGFVLIGQSSIAQQSRLTGKVLDHHGHALPGAHVTLVNVQLSTVTDPSGQFSFQMVRADDYTIKVSHVGYREVVRQLSVSDLNAPLDIKIYPLNQALDEVTVVDKHVEARKQTESLNVEIVDQRFIQRNLGGSLMSTLSRLPGVKTIGIGSGQSKPLIRGLGFNRVVVVDKGIKHEGQQWGADHGLEIDQFAVGEIELIKGAASFIYGSDAIAGVVDLKPVPPPPPYTVGGSVDLIGKTNNQLWGNTVNIFGRSKRWFFDSRFTYQNYGDYRVPIDRIYVYDYAVDLYKNQLRNTAGRETGLHFNTGYLGDRLRSIFYLSNTFSNSGFFANAHGLEPRMVNTALHDASSRDIQMPSQQVNHFKIINRTYYQTGDHMLETELGYQHNFRQEFSQYVNHGYMPPVYPDTMRIPANLEREYDKHVYSANLRDRISFGKHELTIGLNGEHQDNAINGWTFLVPGYKQTTAGGFVYNKMKLSEQLLLHGAIRYDHGSVRMFKYTDWFESPVTENGVTTLKKLVRANDLTRNFNSFVWSLGLNYNADQFSLKFNIGKSFRMPITKEFGANGVNYHYFSYERGEPTLNPERSYQADLSVGWNKAKWSVQISPFYNYFPNYIYLNPTPDHSPGAGGGNQIFQYAQSRVVRYGGELQVKYQFLKHLSTEILAEYLYAKQLSGAKKGFTLPFSPPPSALFNVTWSPKLNTRLQGTYLSLDYRITAAQNNIVPPEKKTADYRVINLQAGTKLHLYKQPVVISLQAQNLLNTRYLNHTSFYRLIELPEAGRNIILSLKVPFLIKSSQPKQAI; encoded by the coding sequence GTGTGCATTACCTTAGGTTTCGTACTGATAGGGCAATCATCTATTGCACAACAGTCCCGTCTTACCGGCAAAGTGCTGGATCATCATGGCCATGCCTTGCCCGGTGCGCATGTAACGCTGGTCAATGTACAATTAAGCACCGTAACCGATCCATCAGGGCAATTCAGCTTCCAGATGGTGCGCGCGGACGACTATACAATCAAAGTCTCTCATGTGGGCTATCGAGAGGTCGTTCGCCAGCTCTCGGTATCTGACCTGAACGCGCCCTTAGACATCAAAATCTACCCGCTTAATCAGGCCTTGGATGAGGTGACAGTTGTAGATAAGCATGTTGAAGCGCGTAAGCAGACGGAATCGCTGAACGTTGAAATAGTCGATCAGCGCTTCATCCAACGTAACCTCGGTGGCAGTTTGATGTCAACGTTATCACGCTTGCCCGGCGTTAAAACAATCGGTATCGGGTCGGGACAGTCAAAACCGCTTATTCGCGGCCTTGGCTTCAACCGTGTAGTTGTCGTGGATAAGGGCATCAAACACGAAGGGCAACAATGGGGAGCCGACCATGGCCTGGAGATCGACCAGTTTGCAGTTGGCGAAATAGAACTGATCAAAGGTGCCGCCTCCTTCATATACGGATCGGACGCTATTGCCGGCGTTGTCGATCTGAAACCAGTACCACCGCCGCCACCTTACACGGTGGGCGGCTCTGTGGACCTGATCGGTAAGACCAACAATCAGCTTTGGGGAAACACGGTCAATATCTTCGGCCGCAGCAAACGATGGTTCTTCGACTCCCGGTTCACTTACCAGAATTACGGCGATTACCGCGTACCTATCGACAGGATCTATGTTTACGACTATGCCGTTGACCTGTATAAGAACCAACTGCGCAATACGGCGGGTAGGGAAACCGGATTGCATTTCAACACCGGTTACTTAGGAGATCGTCTTCGCTCCATTTTTTACCTCAGTAACACCTTCAGCAACAGCGGCTTTTTTGCCAATGCTCACGGTCTGGAGCCGAGGATGGTGAATACCGCATTACATGATGCTTCCTCGCGGGATATTCAAATGCCCAGTCAGCAAGTAAACCATTTTAAGATCATCAACCGCACTTACTACCAAACCGGCGATCATATGCTGGAAACGGAACTAGGTTACCAGCACAATTTTCGTCAGGAGTTTAGCCAGTACGTCAATCACGGCTACATGCCGCCGGTATATCCGGATACCATGCGAATACCCGCCAATCTGGAAAGAGAGTATGATAAGCACGTCTATTCAGCCAATCTTCGTGACCGCATCAGCTTCGGCAAACATGAGCTAACCATTGGATTGAACGGTGAACACCAGGATAACGCCATTAATGGATGGACGTTTTTGGTGCCGGGTTATAAGCAGACAACAGCGGGAGGCTTCGTGTACAACAAAATGAAACTAAGTGAGCAGCTTCTTCTACATGGGGCAATTCGTTATGATCATGGAAGCGTTCGGATGTTTAAGTATACCGACTGGTTTGAATCTCCGGTAACGGAGAATGGGGTAACAACCTTGAAAAAATTAGTCAGGGCAAACGACCTGACCAGGAACTTCAACAGCTTTGTTTGGTCCTTGGGGTTAAATTACAACGCAGACCAATTTTCACTTAAATTTAATATCGGCAAGAGCTTTCGGATGCCGATCACCAAGGAGTTTGGCGCGAACGGCGTGAACTATCATTATTTCAGTTATGAACGTGGTGAACCAACATTGAACCCGGAACGATCCTATCAGGCTGATCTGTCTGTAGGTTGGAACAAAGCGAAATGGTCTGTACAGATCAGTCCTTTCTATAACTATTTTCCGAACTACATTTACCTGAACCCAACGCCCGATCACAGTCCGGGTGCAGGTGGTGGAAATCAGATATTTCAATATGCCCAAAGCCGTGTAGTGCGGTACGGCGGGGAACTTCAGGTGAAATATCAATTCCTGAAACATTTGAGCACCGAAATACTGGCTGAATACCTATACGCGAAACAGCTTTCAGGTGCCAAGAAGGGCTTTACGCTGCCATTTTCGCCACCGCCGTCTGCGCTCTTTAATGTCACTTGGTCGCCAAAATTAAACACCCGTTTACAAGGCACTTACCTGTCGTTAGACTATCGCATCACCGCTGCACAGAATAACATTGTACCGCCTGAAAAAAAGACAGCTGACTACCGAGTGATCAACCTGCAGGCCGGAACGAAACTACACTTATACAAACAGCCTGTGGTGATCAGTCTGCAAGCGCAAAACCTGCTGAATACCCGGTACCTGAACCATACCAGTTTTTACCGGCTCATTGAGCTTCCTGAAGCCGGCAGAAATATCATCCTTTCACTTAAAGTGCCTTTCTTGATTAAATCGTCACAGCCCAAGCAAGCAATTTAA
- a CDS encoding histidine kinase: MYLVIPKLVLPGKYAWATLSAIVLVFLTAALSAALSMTVIDYIRHLNADKISLIIAREPHPAFYVQFGVALLAGLRGSITVGGVAAAIKLMKCFYERQQAALMLEKEKANAELQMLKAQLHPHFLFNTLNNIYSFTQEVSEKASGMIMGLSQLLRYILYDCSQPLVPLDKELKMIKDYFALESARYDQGLDISVQMPKATDHFIAPLMLLPFIENAFKHGASQVTESPWISLTISLDNDELSMKLINGKPVTGKNLNPGIGIANVRKRLELLYPGQHELVINDEEEMYIVNLRITLATGFAEGVETVYHGTDQKIQLPHH; the protein is encoded by the coding sequence ATGTATCTAGTAATTCCTAAGCTGGTGTTGCCTGGAAAGTATGCCTGGGCTACTTTAAGCGCGATTGTGTTGGTGTTTCTAACCGCGGCTCTGTCAGCGGCCTTGTCTATGACAGTGATCGACTACATACGTCATCTCAATGCGGATAAGATTTCACTAATTATTGCACGTGAGCCTCATCCGGCATTTTATGTGCAATTCGGCGTAGCTCTGCTCGCCGGTCTACGGGGTAGTATCACAGTAGGCGGTGTAGCCGCTGCGATCAAGCTAATGAAGTGCTTTTATGAAAGGCAACAAGCCGCACTCATGCTGGAGAAGGAGAAAGCAAATGCCGAGCTGCAAATGTTAAAGGCGCAGTTGCATCCGCATTTTCTATTCAATACACTCAATAATATATACTCGTTCACACAAGAAGTTTCTGAAAAGGCATCGGGAATGATCATGGGACTATCTCAATTACTTCGCTATATCCTTTATGATTGCAGCCAACCATTAGTGCCGCTTGATAAAGAGCTGAAAATGATCAAAGATTATTTCGCGCTGGAATCAGCACGGTATGACCAGGGTTTAGATATATCCGTTCAGATGCCGAAAGCAACTGACCATTTTATTGCTCCCTTAATGCTTTTGCCCTTCATCGAAAATGCCTTCAAACACGGTGCAAGCCAGGTAACGGAGAGCCCCTGGATCAGTCTTACAATCTCACTTGACAACGACGAACTTTCCATGAAACTGATCAATGGAAAACCGGTCACCGGCAAAAACCTGAACCCGGGAATCGGAATCGCCAATGTTCGTAAACGTCTGGAGCTATTGTATCCCGGTCAACATGAACTGGTGATCAATGATGAAGAAGAGATGTACATTGTTAACTTGAGGATCACGTTGGCAACCGGCTTTGCTGAGGGGGTCGAAACTGTTTATCATGGAACCGATCAAAAAATACAACTGCCTCATCATTGA
- a CDS encoding nuclear transport factor 2 family protein, protein MKALFTLIFLTSLSLGVFAQTDTTSYPKERQEIRQLLGTQGPGTNLDCADMIAVGPKGDISFTRQQWIEAQKKEKLVFKSVRPVPGNEFIRIYEGTTAVVNLLINVNIVVDGRDLNIKVRRLEVYHKTAGNWCRVAGQGTQVDENLFPVNSK, encoded by the coding sequence ATGAAAGCATTATTCACCTTAATTTTTTTGACCTCCTTATCGCTTGGTGTGTTCGCACAGACCGATACAACCAGCTATCCAAAGGAGCGCCAGGAGATCCGGCAACTTCTGGGTACCCAGGGACCCGGAACAAACTTAGATTGCGCAGACATGATCGCCGTTGGGCCCAAAGGCGACATTTCTTTTACTCGTCAACAGTGGATTGAAGCGCAGAAAAAAGAAAAGCTGGTGTTTAAGTCCGTTAGACCAGTACCTGGTAACGAATTCATCCGCATTTATGAAGGCACCACCGCCGTGGTCAACCTGCTGATCAACGTAAATATCGTTGTTGATGGCCGTGATCTGAATATCAAGGTCCGCCGTTTAGAAGTATATCACAAGACCGCTGGTAATTGGTGCCGTGTGGCCGGCCAGGGTACGCAGGTAGACGAGAACTTATTTCCGGTAAACAGTAAATAA